Genomic segment of Deltaproteobacteria bacterium:
CCGCGGCGGCCTCTTCCCCGGCCGTCCCGCTCTCTTCACCGGCCTGCTCCCGCGCCGGCGTCCCGCCGCCGGCCTCGCCGCCGGTATCGGTCCCGGTCTCGGCCCCGGCGGCCTGCGCGGCCTCTCCCTCTTCCTGCTCCTTCGGGGGCTGGGGACCCTCGCCCTTTTCAAGCCTCACCGTCTGGAGCCGCAGCACCGTCTCGTCGAGCTTGAGCGAGCGTTCCAGGTCCTTCACGGTGGCGGCGCCGCCGCTGTAGCAGATATAGAAGTAGTAACCCTCTTTCTTCTTCCGGATCGGGTAGGCCAGCGTGCGCCTGCCCCACTCCTCGACGACCTCTACACGGCCGCCGCCGGAGCCGACAAGCTCCCTGCTCCTTGCCACCACAGCCTTGCAGCCCTCGTCACCCGCATCGGGGTCGACGATGGCTATGGTCTCGTACCTTCTCTCCATGGCTCTTTCTCTCCTTTCGGTTCCCCGGCTCCTGTGCGGCCGGGTTCGCCCCCTGGGGGCAAGGTCTTGAAGTCAT
This window contains:
- the rpsF gene encoding 30S ribosomal protein S6; translated protein: MERRYETIAIVDPDAGDEGCKAVVARSRELVGSGGGRVEVVEEWGRRTLAYPIRKKKEGYYFYICYSGGAATVKDLERSLKLDETVLRLQTVRLEKGEGPQPPKEQEEGEAAQAAGAETGTDTGGEAGGGTPAREQAGEESGTAGEEAAAGDEGGER